GCAGCAACTCCCTCATCCAGGCGGCCAAGGCCCGTGCCCGCGGCTACCGCACGAAGGACAGCTTCATCGCCATCGCCTACCTGGTGGCAGGGAAGCTCAACCACCTGCCAGCGTCTCCCTACACCACAGCATCTTGTGTTCGCGCCTCAGCATGATGGCCGCGGGCTACCCACACAGATCGGAAAAGAACCATGGAGAGGCGCCACGAGTTTCCGCGGAGACCGGGTTGATAGCGCCACTTGAGCAGATGGAGCAGTAGGACCACCAGGCGATTGACGAGCTCCCTCTTTTCGCTGCGGCCC
This portion of the Thioflavicoccus mobilis 8321 genome encodes:
- a CDS encoding DUF29 domain-containing protein, whose amino-acid sequence is MTSLYERDFHAWASEQAGLLRAGKLAEADLPHIIEEIESMGRSEKRELVNRLVVLLLHLLKWRYQPGLRGNSWRLSMVLFRSVWVARGHHAEARTQDAVV